Below is a window of Tachysurus fulvidraco isolate hzauxx_2018 chromosome 11, HZAU_PFXX_2.0, whole genome shotgun sequence DNA.
aacctgattatttttttcttaggAAAGATCTGGCATGATGTTGTGGACACATTTCAGTCTGGTGACCTGCTAGGCGTCTCACTGTGAGGTGTTGGGATCACACTGAATTGTTAGGTATGTTTGCAGTGTTTCTGCTCATCTCTGAAGTCCTGTTTGACATTCAGGACCTTTAGCAGTCTTTCCACAGTGCAATGAATAAATCTCGCTCCACTTTTCTAGGTCAGACCTGAAGCACGTTTCTGTGAAGCTCTTCAAAGCAACACATCCACTGGGTCtgaaattatttacttatttgctaTATATAGAATATCTGAGAATTTGCTGAAgatcagaaaacacacagtCTAACTCCTCACAGTTATGGAAGGTGAAGATTTGCCCTTGTGAAGGTTCTCTCAGATGTTTGAACAGTCTCAGATGAGGAGTTTGGAGGTTTgaagtgtgttaaaaaaaaaaaaacaatgcatgcttctgtttatctctctgaCCAACACTGTGAATTTCGTGAAGCTCTGAAAATGTTTGGGAGAAATAGAAGTGAAGTTTGTAATCagattgtttaaaaaatctTGGGACCTGCAGCAGCTACAGAGGCATAAAGATGATCAGCTGAAACACGAAGTCATAGAAAGAAAGGTGGAGATTAGTCTGAGTGGAGAGGTGATGATGTTAGCACCAATATGGTGTCATGCTGAAGAAGAGCTCTACAGATAGAGGGTGTGATATGAGAGTTTTgatagagaaaaataaaggtGGTCAGGAGAAGCTGCATTGTGTTTGTGGATTAGAGGAGTGTATGACAGGGTGCTGAGGGTACAGCTGTGGGGTCTGAGGAGGTCAGGAGTGGTGCATGAGGTACATCAGGGGATGTATGAGGACAGTGAGGAGATGTGTGGAAGGAATGATGGACTGGTTCAAGGTGGATGACAGATCAGCTCTTGGCCCTTTCCTGTTTGCGGTGTTGATGAACAGGATGATGATGAGATCTGACAGGAGGAACCATGGACTGTGATGCTCATgaatgacattgtgatctgtggTGAAATTAGGGAGCAGAGGTGGAGGTATACACTAATACCTGAGCGTAGAGATGTTCCTGTACATCACAGACACTCTGCACTTAGACTTTGGGGAAAAGATTTACATCTATTTCAGATAAactaaagtaaatataaaatttgaaaCTAGccaacctggcaaccctgtgaTTAACACTTACATTCTCTTCTCATTCTCCTCCATGTTTCCTCCCAGTCCTGTAGCTAAGCAGTCAGAGCAGAatgtgagtgggtgtggcctaGGTCTTAGCCACACCCCAACTATTTTGCATAATGTTGAACTTGAGCAGCGAGTGCATGTGATCTAAAGTCtccagagtgagagtgagatgtTTTAAAGGAAATCTCCTGGATTGGTGATAAATAATTATAAGAAATATTAAATTTATGTGTAATTGTAGTTTTTTATTGATCTTTTTAGTTCAGTACAACAGACAAGCTTCATATATGTCTGAACACTCATCGTCCTCCAGcctgctgtacaaataaatatagaaaagcTGCATATTAACACAGTGGTGTGTATCCAGGCTTCAGAGAAACAGGGGCATGTTTCCGTCAtcaccaacaaacaaacacatcgTTAGCTTTTACACAGAAGAGCTTTAAAGGCTCATGATGCAtcataaacatgtgtgtgttaggtgaGCAGGTCCATGTGGAGGTCGATTCTCTGCAGTACTTCCTCTGGCATGCAGAAGACTGGATTCACTGCTTTAATTTGTTCTTCACCCAGTAAAGAGAGACCAGCTACACCGAACAGTGTGTGGAAAGGGTccacctgtatacacacacacacacacacacacacacacacacacacacacacacacagaaaacaaaacacatttaatcaTTTCCGTTGGTAATTAACTATTTTACTGCAGTTTGGAATATCTTCAGTAGTGGGTGATGACgatgataatgacgatgatgacgatgataatGACAacgatgatgacgacgatgatgacgCCGATGATAATGACGCCGATGATAATGACGCCGATGATAATGACGACGATGAtaatgacgacgatgatgatgacgacgataaTAATGACGACGATGACAATGACGACGATGATAATGATGACGATTATAATGGCGACAATGATAACGACGACGATGATAATGACGACGATGACGATAATAATGACGGCGATGATGATGACAACGATGATAATGACGACGATGACGATAATAATGACggcgatgatgatgacgatgataatgacgatgatgatattgacgatgatgatgacgataatgatgacgatgatgatgacgataatgatgacgatgatgatgatgacgatgacaaTAATGACAATGACTATGATaacgatgatgataatgacgatgatAATGGCGATGACGATATTTACGGCGATGATaataacgatgatgatgatgacaatattgatgacgatgatgataatgacgGTGATGATTTTGACGACGATGATAATGACGATGACGATAATGACGATGACGATAATGACGATGACGGTGATGACgatgataatgacgatgatgataatgacgatgatgataatgacgGTGATGATATTGACGACGATGATAATGACGATGACAATGACGATAATGACGATGAAAATTATGACGATGACGATAATGACGATGACAATGACGATGATGACAATGACGATGATAATAACGATGATGATATTGACGACtatgatgataatgacgatgatATTGACGATGACGATGATAATGACAATGATGATATTGACGACGCTGATAATAAAgacgatgatgataatgatgatgataatgacgatgatgataatgatgataatgacgacGATATTGACGACTATGACGATAATGACGATGATATTGACAACGACgatgataatgacgatgataatgacgatgatgataatgacgatgatgatattgatgacgatgatgatgatgatattgacgacgacgatgataatgacgatgataatgacgacgatgataatgacgatgatgttaatgacgatgatgatattgacgacgatgatgataatgacgatattgacgatgacgatgataatgacgatattgacgacgacgatgataatgacgacgatgataatgacgatgacgatgatATTGACGACtatgatgataatgacgatgatATTGACAACGACgatgataatgacgatgataatgacgatgatgataatgacgatgatgatattgatgacgatgatgatgatgatattgacgacgacgatgataatgacgatgataatgacgacgatgataatgacgatgatgttaatgacgatgatgatattgacgacgatgatgataatgacgatattgacgatgacgatgataatgacgatattgacgacgacgatgataatgacgacgatgataatgacgatgacgatgatATTGACGACtatgatgataatgacgatgatATTGACAACGACgatgataatgacgatgataatgacgatgatgataatgacgatgatgatattgatgacgatgatgatgatgatattgacgacgacgatgataatgacgatgataatgacgacgatgataatgacgatgatgttaatgacgatgatgatattgacgacgatgatgataatgacgatattgacgatgacgatgataatgacgatattgacgacgacgatgataaTGACGACGATGATattgacgatgatgatgatattgacGATGATGACGATAATGATATTGATGACgataatgatgatgacgatAATGACAATGACGATAATGACAATGACGATGATaacgatgatgataatgatgataataacgATGATAATGGCGATGACGATGATATTTACGGCGATGATAATaacgatgacgatgatgataatgacaGTGATGATATTGACGACGATGATAATGACGATGACGATAATAACGATGACAATAATGACGATGACGATAATGACGATGACGATAATGACGACGATGATAATGACGATGAAAATAATGACGATGAAAATAATGACGATGACGATAATGACGATGACGATAATGACGATGACgataatgacgatgatgatgataatgacgatgatgatatTGACgactatgatgatgatgacgatgatgatattgatgacgacgatgataatgacgatgatgatatTGACGACGATGATAATAACGACGATGATAATAAAgacgatgatgataatgatgatgatgatgataatgatgataatgacgatgatgataatgacaacgacgatgataatgacgatgataatgatgatgatgatgataatgacgatgatgataatgacgatgatgatatTGACGACGATGATAATGACGACGATGATAATAAAgacgatgatgataatgacgatgatgatgatgatactgaAGATGATATCAgttgtgtttatgagtgtttttactgaaatgatcaccacacaaacaggaagtgaataaCACAAACCTAAAGTCAACATCCTGAATGATTCCTCAGACTAAACCTATACGACTCATCACAGTGTGGAGAAATGTTAAGTGTAGATCAGATTTAGTCTGGGAACATTACCATGTCTCCGGGTCGGTCGGCGAAGCCCCCCGTCTCCTCGTCCTGACACGCCAGGATAAACCTCCTCAGCTTGGATTTATCGATCCAGTGAATCCTGCCGATGATCTTCAGTGCAGCAAGAACCCACCACGAGTAACACACATCCGGCagctaaaaaacacacacacacaaacaaacacacacacacacacacacacacacacacacacacacacacacacacacacacacacacacacatcattattGTAGAACCTTATGTCTTATCTGCACAACAAACATCTCCACACTGTCTgaacaggaagacagacagacagtgacagacagataaagGAGGACATAAAGGAGGAGGACAGACAGATAAAGGAggaggacagacagatagaggaggagcacagacagataaaggaggacagacagatagaggaggacagacagatagaggagGACAGATTGACCCCTCACTCACAGATATTATCATTCTCATGGATCAGTTTATTGTCCACTTTTCCCTacaggttttctttcttttccttcctatTAAAGGACCCATGTTTAATTTCCTCtcagcaatgtgtgtgtgtgtgtgtgtgtgtgtgtgtgtgtgtgtgtgtgtgtgtgtgtgtgtgtgtgtgtgtgtgtgtgtgtgtgtcagtcagacCTTCTCAGGTCGGCCGTTCAGTCCTCCAGACGGGAGCTGCCTCTCACACAGCCACCAACCCAACAGATCAGCATTCACCCGATGGAGCTGACCAGTGATGGAGAGGAATCCTGTACAGCAGtaaatctatacacacacacacacacacacacacacacacacacacacacacacacacacacacacacacacacaaacagttaaTAAGAGTGAGTGGTCTTCCTCCTGTATACAGAACAACtattactgtttgtgtgtgagagtgtgtgtgtgtgtgtgtgtacagtatgtgtgtgtgggtgagagtgtgtgcgtatgtgtgtgtgtgtgtgtgcatgtatgtgtgtgtgtgtgtgtgtgtgtgtgtgtgtgtgtgtatgtatgtgtgtgtgtgtgtgtgtgtatgcatgcgtgtgtatgtgtgtgtgtgtgtgtaagtgtgtgttctgacctgtCCAGCATGAGACTCAGATCCCGGTCTACAGCCAAATCCTCCATCAAAGTTCATGCAGGACAGAACAAACTGCACGGCTTTATCCACATCCACTGCATCTAACCTgccctaaacacacaaacacacacacacgtacacacacacacacacacacgtacacacacacacacagatttatttcacttttcagTGTTCAAATTTTAACAGATTACTGTGTATCTGTTTCAACATTcaccttcatccatccatttcctcCTTTATTCCCATCTTTCTTCATCTATTTCTTTCTTGTATGACTATTTTATGACTTTTTTactactttattattatattttttcctctaTTTTCCATCCCTCCATCATGTTTAGCTCCTTGTTTTCctccttttctccctgtatataATCAGTAGCAGTAACAGTGGGTAAAGGTCTCAGTATCCTAAAGCTTCCTGTTGATCTGTAAAGGACTTTTATTTATGACACCTCCttctta
It encodes the following:
- the rabggtb gene encoding geranylgeranyl transferase type-2 subunit beta, which produces MGTQIKDVVIKPDTPHTLLLEKHADYIAAYGSKKDDYEYTLSEYLRMSGIYWGLTVMDLMSQLHRMNRDEIIDFIKASQHECGGMSASVGHDPHLLYTLSAVQILTLYDSVKSIDVDKVVEYVQGLQQEDGSFAGDKWGEIDTRFSFCAVATLALLGRLDAVDVDKAVQFVLSCMNFDGGFGCRPGSESHAGQIYCCTGFLSITGQLHRVNADLLGWWLCERQLPSGGLNGRPEKLPDVCYSWWVLAALKIIGRIHWIDKSKLRRFILACQDEETGGFADRPGDMVDPFHTLFGVAGLSLLGEEQIKAVNPVFCMPEEVLQRIDLHMDLLT